One part of the Cellvibrionales bacterium genome encodes these proteins:
- a CDS encoding deoxynucleoside kinase — protein MTDDPFDNLHFDFEGRTLPRFVAVEGNIGVGKTTLAKRLASTFNYQTLLEAAEENPFLERFYQDRRHNALPTQLHFLFQRSQQFKELRQDDMFSPLRVADFLLEKDPLFARVTLGDDEYSLYRKVYDQLIHEVPKPDLVVYLQAPIDVLMKRVKQRGIAAEQRIDQDYLQQLNEAYTQFFHYYNDAPLLIVNAAEIDLANNPQHYRTLVEYMLTIRNGRHYYNPSTL, from the coding sequence ATGACCGACGATCCGTTTGACAACCTGCATTTTGATTTTGAAGGCCGCACACTGCCGCGCTTTGTCGCGGTAGAGGGCAATATCGGCGTGGGAAAAACCACGCTCGCCAAACGCCTCGCCAGCACTTTCAATTACCAAACATTGTTGGAAGCCGCGGAAGAAAATCCGTTTCTTGAACGCTTCTATCAAGATCGCCGCCACAACGCCCTGCCGACACAATTGCATTTTCTGTTTCAGCGCAGTCAGCAATTTAAAGAACTGCGACAAGACGATATGTTTTCACCGCTGCGCGTTGCTGATTTTCTGTTGGAAAAAGATCCGCTGTTTGCGCGCGTCACACTTGGCGATGACGAATACAGCCTCTACAGAAAAGTGTACGACCAACTAATCCACGAAGTGCCAAAACCGGATTTGGTGGTGTATCTGCAAGCGCCGATAGATGTATTGATGAAGCGCGTCAAACAGCGCGGCATCGCTGCCGAGCAGCGCATCGATCAAGATTATTTGCAACAATTGAACGAAGCCTACACGCAGTTCTTTCACTACTACAACGACGCACCGCTGTTGATTGTGAACGCCGCAGAAATTGATTTGGCAAACAATCCGCAGCATTACCGCACGCTGGTGGAATACATGCTGACCATTCGCAACGGCCGCCACTACTACAACCCATCCACGCTTTGA
- the panB gene encoding 3-methyl-2-oxobutanoate hydroxymethyltransferase gives MRTVTVNTLQTMKQDGEKFAVLAAYDATFAHFISEAEVEVILVGDSLGMVVQGHDTTLPVTIEQIAYHTAAVKRGAKRSLIMSDMPFMSYSDTNTALLNATTLMQAGAQMVKMEGGEWLADTFFRMSQHGIPTCAHLGLTPQSVNKFGGYRVQGRDTDQAQQILSDAKILEQAGADLLVLECVPTPLATEITRTLHIPVIGIGAGPHTDAQVLVLYDMLGLTPSRAPKFTKNFLLDHEDIPAALRAYVEEVKSGSFPADEHSFR, from the coding sequence ATGAGAACTGTCACCGTCAATACTTTGCAAACGATGAAACAAGATGGCGAAAAATTTGCCGTGCTTGCTGCTTACGATGCCACATTTGCGCATTTCATCAGCGAAGCCGAAGTGGAAGTGATTTTGGTAGGCGATTCACTGGGCATGGTGGTGCAAGGTCACGACACCACATTGCCCGTAACGATAGAACAAATCGCCTATCACACCGCCGCTGTTAAACGCGGCGCCAAGCGTTCGCTCATCATGTCGGATATGCCGTTCATGAGTTACAGCGACACCAACACCGCGCTACTCAATGCAACCACACTGATGCAAGCCGGCGCACAGATGGTAAAAATGGAAGGTGGCGAGTGGTTGGCTGATACATTTTTTCGCATGTCGCAGCACGGTATTCCCACCTGCGCGCATCTCGGTTTAACGCCGCAGTCTGTCAATAAATTTGGCGGCTATCGCGTGCAGGGGCGCGATACCGATCAAGCACAACAAATACTCAGCGACGCAAAAATATTGGAACAGGCCGGCGCAGATTTATTGGTGTTGGAATGCGTGCCCACACCGCTAGCCACAGAAATTACGCGCACATTACATATTCCTGTCATTGGCATTGGCGCAGGTCCACACACCGACGCGCAAGTTTTGGTGCTGTATGACATGCTCGGCCTCACGCCCAGTCGCGCACCGAAATTCACCAAAAACTTTTTACTCGATCATGAGGACATACCCGCTGCATTGCGCGCGTATGTTGAGGAAGTGAAAAGTGGTAGCTTCCCCGCCGATGAACATAGTTTTCGTTAG
- a CDS encoding L,D-transpeptidase family protein, with the protein MKICHALATLTLGLTATSALHATTFSLPQGNDDLVGKEERITAGRKDTLIDLGRLHGFGYDEISAANPGIDPWMPPDGSTITLPHAHILPDAPRTGIVINTAEMRLYYFPKATNTVETFPVSVGRTDWNTPLVTTRIARKAANPTWYPPASIRQEHLQKGDPLPAVVPPGPDNPLGKYALYLGVPGYLLHGTNNEFGVGMQVTHGCMRLYAPDVERLFQNVPVGTAVRIVNQPYKVGWRDGVLYVEVHSLEDGAPAHQAVSPTTLKQLVQQQTADLSEYPVNWDTVEQARIEATGLPVPVGPKVTIVEQ; encoded by the coding sequence ATGAAAATCTGTCACGCCCTCGCCACCCTAACACTCGGCCTCACTGCCACCAGTGCATTGCACGCCACCACTTTCTCCCTGCCACAAGGCAATGACGATCTCGTCGGCAAAGAAGAGCGCATCACTGCTGGACGCAAAGACACCTTGATTGATCTCGGTCGTTTACACGGCTTTGGCTATGACGAGATTTCCGCTGCCAACCCTGGCATCGACCCGTGGATGCCGCCCGACGGCTCTACCATTACCCTGCCACACGCGCACATCCTGCCGGATGCGCCGCGCACCGGTATCGTAATCAATACCGCAGAAATGCGTTTGTACTACTTCCCCAAAGCCACGAATACGGTAGAAACCTTTCCGGTAAGTGTCGGCCGCACCGACTGGAACACACCGCTGGTCACTACGCGCATTGCACGCAAGGCGGCCAACCCCACTTGGTATCCACCTGCTTCTATCCGCCAAGAGCATTTGCAAAAAGGTGATCCGCTGCCCGCTGTGGTGCCGCCTGGCCCTGACAACCCGCTGGGCAAATACGCTCTCTATCTAGGCGTGCCCGGCTATTTATTGCACGGCACAAACAATGAGTTTGGTGTCGGTATGCAGGTGACACACGGCTGCATGCGACTTTATGCGCCAGATGTTGAACGCCTGTTTCAAAATGTGCCGGTAGGCACGGCAGTGCGCATCGTTAATCAGCCTTATAAAGTCGGCTGGCGTGATGGCGTACTCTATGTTGAGGTGCATTCTTTGGAAGATGGCGCGCCGGCTCATCAAGCAGTCAGCCCCACCACTTTGAAGCAGCTGGTGCAGCAACAAACAGCGGATCTCTCGGAATACCCAGTGAACTGGGACACGGTAGAACAGGCACGCATTGAGGCGACAGGTCTGCCTGTGCCAGTCGGCCCCAAAGTGACCATCGTCGAACAATAA
- a CDS encoding DUF4445 domain-containing protein: protein MSAVEKFDVLFLPSGQKGQFAAGTPLLTAARELGVGIESICGGTGTCAKCKCQVLDGTFDDEGHELSMGHMVTAATRHGLRSRESHVTPASGHEQKLAKKHHYKTGERLSCQTRVLGDAVVFIPEEARVREAIVRKAAGKPVAVRDPVTRKYFVTVPAPTLEDHRGDWERLRDALKAEHSIEARIDFTALKQLSDIAKPQRAKVMELTATVWQQDLAQAGEVVRIENGNTTDKWLGLAVDLGTTTMASYLCDMHTGETLATESLMNPQIRIGGDDVMNRIAASDNPEKLDRMQKAVTNTLSELADRVTHSVGCTAEDISEIVLVANTCMHHIFLGLDPDSLGKSPFNPRISHSVNIKARDLKLAHVLPSINVHLLANQAGFVGADNTAVAIALEPYNSDDLVAIVDIGTNGEILVGNRDKIYSTSCPTGPALEGASIKYGVRAARGAIEKVRIEKNYDVRFKVIGKEAWNTRLEAADIGAIGLCGSGIIDAVGELYKAGILATNGKFNMEIATPRLRRGEDGDPEFVIAWANETALGRDITMTIDDVRNVQLAKAAVYSGIQVLLDKLGRDKPEKVILAGAFGSHIDLRRSLMIGLFQDVGFENMHSVGNAAGDGARMALMNRAKREEAEHIARRIHYVELTNEASFVPHFVDSTLLPHKKHAFPSLARYGIQPAPPATETRRRRRERAVAEQ from the coding sequence ATGAGCGCCGTCGAAAAATTTGATGTGCTGTTTCTGCCCTCCGGCCAGAAAGGGCAGTTTGCCGCGGGCACGCCCCTGCTCACCGCTGCGCGCGAATTGGGCGTGGGCATTGAATCCATCTGCGGCGGCACTGGCACCTGTGCCAAATGCAAATGCCAAGTGCTGGACGGCACTTTTGACGACGAAGGCCACGAGCTGTCGATGGGGCATATGGTCACTGCGGCCACACGCCACGGGCTGCGCTCGCGCGAATCGCATGTGACGCCTGCCAGCGGACACGAACAAAAACTGGCGAAAAAACATCATTACAAAACCGGCGAGCGCCTGAGCTGCCAAACGCGCGTGCTCGGCGATGCTGTGGTGTTTATTCCAGAAGAAGCGCGTGTGCGCGAAGCGATCGTGCGCAAAGCTGCGGGCAAGCCCGTGGCCGTGCGCGACCCCGTCACGCGCAAATATTTTGTCACTGTGCCCGCGCCTACGCTTGAAGATCATCGCGGCGATTGGGAGCGTCTACGCGACGCCTTAAAAGCGGAACACAGCATTGAGGCGCGCATTGATTTCACGGCGCTGAAACAATTAAGCGACATCGCCAAACCGCAACGCGCGAAAGTGATGGAACTCACCGCTACCGTGTGGCAGCAGGATCTCGCACAAGCTGGCGAAGTCGTGCGCATTGAAAATGGCAATACCACCGATAAATGGTTGGGTTTGGCTGTCGATCTCGGCACCACCACCATGGCTTCGTATTTGTGCGATATGCACACCGGCGAAACGCTGGCGACAGAATCATTAATGAATCCGCAAATTCGCATCGGCGGCGACGATGTGATGAACCGCATCGCCGCAAGTGACAATCCAGAAAAACTGGATCGTATGCAAAAAGCGGTCACTAATACGCTGAGTGAACTCGCCGACCGCGTGACACATTCCGTGGGTTGTACTGCTGAAGATATCAGTGAAATCGTGTTGGTGGCCAACACCTGTATGCACCATATTTTTCTCGGCTTGGATCCCGATTCGCTCGGCAAATCGCCCTTCAATCCGCGCATATCACACTCTGTGAATATCAAAGCGCGCGACTTGAAACTGGCACATGTATTGCCGTCGATCAATGTGCATTTGCTCGCCAACCAAGCGGGTTTTGTCGGCGCGGATAACACGGCCGTGGCGATAGCGTTGGAGCCTTACAACTCCGATGACTTGGTGGCGATTGTGGATATCGGCACCAACGGCGAAATTTTGGTGGGCAATCGCGACAAAATTTATTCCACTTCTTGTCCAACAGGGCCCGCATTGGAAGGCGCCAGCATCAAATACGGTGTGCGTGCAGCGCGCGGCGCGATTGAAAAAGTGCGCATCGAAAAAAATTACGATGTGCGCTTCAAAGTGATCGGTAAAGAAGCGTGGAATACGCGTTTAGAAGCCGCTGATATCGGTGCGATTGGTTTGTGCGGCTCTGGCATCATCGATGCTGTGGGTGAGTTATACAAAGCGGGCATCCTTGCCACCAATGGCAAATTCAATATGGAGATAGCCACGCCGCGCTTGCGCCGTGGTGAAGACGGCGATCCCGAATTTGTGATTGCGTGGGCCAATGAAACCGCGCTCGGCCGCGACATCACCATGACCATCGACGACGTGCGCAATGTGCAATTGGCAAAAGCCGCGGTGTATTCCGGCATTCAAGTGCTGCTCGATAAATTGGGGCGCGACAAACCAGAAAAAGTGATACTCGCTGGCGCTTTCGGTTCACACATTGACCTGCGTCGCTCGCTGATGATCGGCCTGTTCCAAGATGTCGGTTTCGAAAATATGCACTCGGTGGGCAATGCCGCCGGTGACGGTGCGCGCATGGCACTGATGAACCGCGCCAAGCGCGAAGAAGCCGAGCACATTGCGCGCCGCATTCACTATGTCGAGCTGACCAACGAAGCGAGCTTTGTGCCGCACTTCGTGGACTCCACGCTATTGCCGCACAAAAAACATGCATTTCCCTCACTAGCGCGCTATGGTATCCAGCCTGCTCCGCCAGCCACGGAAACCCGTCGTCGTCGTCGCGAACGCGCCGTTGCCGAACAATAG
- the pcnB gene encoding polynucleotide adenylyltransferase PcnB, translated as MLDWIKNRISSAQTSSARGKAKPKKPKKFCVTVVPPQQHGISEQKINSHALQVIHRLQEAGYDAHIVGGSVRDLLLGMRPKDFDVATSATPEQVRQVFRHSRIIGRRFRIVHVLFGREVIEVTTFRGHHSNASSGKEAIAHDSGLLLRDNVYGSIEEDAIRRDFTVNALYYGNDHQIRDFCDGLRDIEKRRIHIIGDPDTRYREDPVRMLRAVRLAAKLDFTIEKNTAAPIAQLAPLLRDISNARLFDEMNKLFMNGYAVKTFELMVQHRLFHVLFPSATRHFEAGNYTDRLIRQALANTDTRIRNDQRVTPAFLYAALLWPALQQEQQREQNNGLHPHAALQKVIPKVIGEQTRLIGIPRRFTLPMQEIWELQWQLPRRQGGRADKLLEHPRFRAAYDFLLLREQAGEELQELGSWWTQYQNASLEEREQLRQNLQKNESGVTRNNRRRRNNRSRSANKPTAH; from the coding sequence ATGCTCGATTGGATCAAAAATCGCATTTCTAGCGCACAAACTTCTAGCGCCAGAGGAAAGGCAAAGCCTAAGAAGCCAAAGAAATTTTGTGTCACCGTGGTTCCCCCACAACAACATGGCATCTCTGAACAAAAAATAAACAGTCACGCCCTGCAAGTTATTCACCGTCTACAAGAAGCGGGCTACGACGCGCACATCGTCGGTGGCAGTGTGCGTGATTTGTTACTCGGTATGCGCCCGAAAGATTTCGATGTCGCTACCAGCGCCACGCCAGAACAAGTGCGGCAAGTGTTTCGCCATTCGCGCATCATCGGCCGCCGCTTTCGCATCGTGCATGTGTTGTTTGGGCGTGAAGTGATTGAAGTCACCACCTTTCGTGGCCACCACAGCAATGCGTCCAGTGGCAAAGAAGCCATCGCACACGACAGCGGTTTGCTGCTGCGCGACAATGTTTACGGCAGCATCGAAGAAGATGCAATTCGCCGCGACTTTACCGTCAACGCGCTGTATTACGGCAACGACCACCAGATCCGCGATTTCTGCGACGGTCTGCGCGATATCGAAAAACGCCGCATCCATATCATCGGCGACCCCGACACGCGCTACCGTGAAGATCCTGTGCGCATGCTGCGCGCCGTTAGGTTAGCCGCCAAATTAGATTTCACGATCGAGAAAAATACTGCTGCACCGATTGCACAGTTAGCGCCATTGCTGCGCGATATCTCCAACGCTCGTCTATTCGATGAAATGAACAAACTGTTCATGAATGGATATGCGGTTAAAACCTTTGAACTGATGGTTCAGCACCGTTTATTCCATGTTTTGTTTCCAAGCGCCACGCGACATTTTGAGGCGGGCAATTACACGGATCGTTTGATACGCCAAGCACTTGCCAATACCGATACACGCATTCGCAATGACCAACGCGTCACGCCCGCGTTTCTTTATGCAGCACTGCTGTGGCCCGCACTGCAACAAGAGCAGCAGCGCGAGCAAAATAACGGGCTGCATCCTCATGCTGCGCTACAAAAAGTCATCCCCAAAGTGATCGGCGAACAAACACGATTGATTGGTATCCCGCGTCGCTTCACGCTGCCGATGCAAGAAATTTGGGAATTGCAATGGCAGTTGCCACGCCGACAAGGTGGCCGCGCCGACAAACTGTTGGAGCACCCGCGCTTCCGCGCGGCTTACGATTTTTTGCTGCTGCGCGAACAAGCCGGTGAGGAACTGCAAGAACTGGGGTCGTGGTGGACGCAATACCAAAACGCTTCTCTCGAAGAACGCGAACAACTGCGTCAAAACTTGCAAAAAAACGAAAGTGGCGTGACACGCAACAACCGCCGACGGCGCAACAACCGCTCGCGCAGCGCGAACAAACCCACCGCGCATTGA
- the folK gene encoding 2-amino-4-hydroxy-6-hydroxymethyldihydropteridine diphosphokinase has protein sequence MGSNLAEPLQQVQRAVAALEKLPSVDLLAVSPWYGSHPVGGPADQPDYINGVAHLKTSLQPHALLDALQAIEHQQQRVRRERWGARTLDLDLLLYDNECMQDDRLTLPHPRLHERAFVLVPLADIAPQLTLPNGCRVASLLPALSTEGLWPLSHSDVKK, from the coding sequence ATTGGCAGCAATTTGGCCGAGCCTCTGCAGCAAGTGCAGCGCGCTGTGGCTGCGTTGGAGAAACTTCCCTCTGTTGATCTACTCGCTGTATCACCTTGGTACGGCAGCCATCCTGTCGGTGGCCCTGCTGATCAACCGGATTACATCAACGGCGTGGCCCACCTGAAAACCTCACTGCAGCCACACGCACTGTTGGATGCACTGCAAGCCATTGAACACCAGCAACAACGCGTACGCCGTGAACGCTGGGGCGCACGCACACTGGATCTGGATTTATTGCTGTATGACAACGAGTGCATGCAGGATGATCGTTTAACGCTACCGCATCCACGCCTGCACGAGCGCGCCTTTGTGCTCGTGCCGCTCGCCGATATTGCACCGCAACTCACGCTTCCCAACGGGTGTCGTGTTGCGTCATTATTGCCCGCACTATCCACCGAGGGATTGTGGCCGTTGTCACATTCTGATGTTAAAAAATGA
- the gmk gene encoding guanylate kinase — protein MQRRGILYTVFAPSGAGKTSLVKALLDQRPELTVSISHTTRPQRPGEVDGVNYHFTDRATFTAMIERGEFLEQAEVFGNLYGTSQQWVQQTLLSGRDVILEIDWQGAQQIRRLMPDNIGIFILPPSIEVLLHRLNARGQDYEVVIQRRMAQARDELSHYTEADFLVVNDQFDKALADLVAIVRSQPLRLDEQLNTLESMLQQLLS, from the coding sequence ATGCAGCGACGCGGCATTCTCTACACAGTTTTCGCGCCATCAGGCGCTGGCAAAACCAGTTTGGTCAAAGCACTGCTGGATCAAAGACCGGAACTCACGGTGTCGATTTCTCACACCACGCGCCCACAGCGCCCCGGCGAAGTGGATGGCGTGAACTACCACTTCACTGATCGCGCAACCTTTACGGCAATGATCGAGCGCGGTGAGTTTCTGGAACAGGCCGAAGTGTTCGGCAACTTGTACGGCACCTCACAACAATGGGTACAACAAACACTGCTCAGTGGGCGTGATGTGATTCTGGAAATTGACTGGCAGGGCGCGCAGCAAATTCGTCGCTTGATGCCGGACAACATCGGCATCTTTATTTTGCCGCCCTCTATCGAGGTGCTGCTGCACCGCCTCAACGCACGCGGGCAGGATTATGAGGTGGTGATTCAGCGTCGCATGGCACAAGCGCGTGATGAACTCAGCCACTACACCGAAGCCGATTTCTTGGTGGTGAATGACCAGTTCGACAAAGCTCTTGCTGATCTCGTTGCCATTGTCCGCTCGCAACCACTGCGTTTGGATGAACAGCTCAACACCCTAGAATCGATGTTGCAGCAGTTGTTGTCCTGA
- a CDS encoding L,D-transpeptidase family protein: protein MTATNLPATNTPHRFMISLRNYRSLLLLLSVSLIPITGCESVSGWYRHKKASPQKIVRQLPQAPSKNIDRAVIEKGKRTLTVYAGNQVVASYRIALGREPAGAKNCEGDYKTPEGRYKIVAQNPNSRFYRSLMLDYPNAHDIAVAKQRKCSPGGLIAIHGLENGFEWVGRTHSSVDWTNGCVAVTNQEMDRLWKIMPIGTPVEIHP, encoded by the coding sequence ATGACGGCAACCAACCTGCCTGCCACGAACACACCTCATCGATTCATGATTTCACTACGCAACTATCGCTCCCTGCTCCTTTTATTGTCTGTGTCACTCATTCCTATTACTGGGTGTGAATCCGTCTCCGGCTGGTATCGACATAAAAAGGCTTCTCCACAAAAGATCGTACGCCAGCTGCCACAGGCACCGTCAAAAAACATTGACCGTGCCGTTATTGAAAAAGGCAAGCGCACGCTGACGGTCTATGCCGGCAACCAAGTGGTGGCCTCCTACCGCATCGCACTGGGTCGAGAACCAGCAGGTGCAAAGAACTGCGAAGGGGATTACAAAACACCAGAAGGGCGTTACAAGATTGTGGCGCAAAACCCCAATTCACGCTTCTATCGCTCGCTGATGTTGGACTACCCCAATGCCCACGATATTGCCGTTGCCAAGCAACGAAAATGCAGTCCCGGCGGTCTTATTGCTATCCACGGTCTTGAAAATGGCTTTGAATGGGTAGGCCGCACACACAGCTCCGTGGACTGGACCAACGGCTGCGTCGCTGTCACCAATCAGGAAATGGATCGCCTGTGGAAAATCATGCCTATCGGCACTCCTGTTGAGATACATCCATGA
- a CDS encoding cobalamin-dependent protein (Presence of a B(12) (cobalamin)-binding domain implies dependence on cobalamin itself, in one of its several forms, or in some unusual lineages, dependence on a cobalamin-like analog.), whose product MDQNDIAEIAELIADLDDEAAELVQECLDAGLDPVSVLKDGVVKGLEKIGQLFEAKEYFLAELMVGGELAENCINIINPHLPKSAEGERQGVVVIGAVSGDLHDIGYGLVAKQLELAGFEVHQLGVNVDSMAFINAAKEKKANIIGLSAFLVTTIPNCRDVVNYVRDMGLQDQFKIVMGGAETNQEKSDMMGADGWAPNAMEAVTLCKNIMAAHFGRAA is encoded by the coding sequence ATGGATCAAAACGATATTGCAGAAATTGCCGAGCTGATTGCCGATCTCGACGACGAAGCGGCAGAGTTGGTACAAGAATGTCTGGACGCAGGTCTTGATCCTGTATCGGTATTAAAAGACGGCGTTGTCAAAGGTTTGGAAAAAATTGGCCAGTTGTTTGAAGCCAAAGAATACTTTCTCGCTGAATTGATGGTGGGCGGTGAGTTGGCAGAAAACTGCATCAACATCATCAACCCGCATCTGCCCAAATCTGCGGAAGGTGAGCGCCAAGGTGTCGTGGTAATCGGTGCTGTATCCGGCGATTTGCACGATATCGGTTACGGCTTGGTCGCCAAGCAATTAGAACTCGCTGGTTTTGAAGTGCATCAGCTCGGCGTGAATGTGGATTCCATGGCCTTTATCAACGCTGCGAAAGAAAAGAAAGCCAACATCATCGGCTTGTCAGCGTTCTTGGTAACCACCATTCCTAACTGTCGCGATGTCGTGAACTATGTGCGCGACATGGGCCTGCAAGATCAATTCAAAATTGTGATGGGCGGCGCGGAAACTAATCAAGAAAAATCCGACATGATGGGTGCAGACGGTTGGGCGCCTAACGCGATGGAAGCGGTTACCCTTTGCAAAAATATTATGGCAGCACACTTTGGGAGAGCAGCATAA
- a CDS encoding TetR/AcrR family transcriptional regulator, with protein sequence MSVSSVTPLPRRTTLKADETRELILGAAELRFAATGFYPTRLEDIAEDVGITRTAVIYHFQDKETLYNAVLEKLFTQLNDRISAALDSSLDLPARVEAAVEAWLDFAGARPTLMRLFMREVAGSEGGLRPEVQQFVDPMFARLVGTLDEGCRTNTFRAIDPVQFWSILAGASMFFIMDAPLLANAETVARLDTYKQELKRVARYMLGTGETA encoded by the coding sequence ATGTCAGTAAGTTCTGTAACCCCGCTCCCCCGCCGCACCACCCTCAAGGCGGACGAAACACGCGAGTTGATACTCGGCGCGGCGGAGCTGCGTTTTGCTGCTACCGGCTTTTATCCCACGCGCTTAGAAGACATTGCAGAAGATGTGGGCATCACGCGCACAGCGGTGATCTATCACTTCCAAGATAAAGAAACGCTCTACAACGCGGTGTTGGAGAAGCTGTTTACCCAGCTCAATGACCGCATCAGCGCGGCCTTGGATTCCTCGCTCGACCTGCCCGCCCGCGTAGAAGCGGCCGTGGAAGCGTGGTTAGACTTTGCCGGTGCACGCCCCACCCTGATGCGCCTCTTTATGCGCGAGGTAGCTGGCTCCGAGGGCGGGCTGCGCCCTGAAGTACAGCAGTTTGTCGACCCCATGTTCGCCCGTTTGGTAGGCACACTGGATGAAGGCTGCCGCACTAACACCTTCCGTGCCATCGACCCCGTGCAGTTTTGGTCGATCCTCGCCGGCGCGTCGATGTTCTTCATTATGGACGCACCCCTGCTGGCCAACGCTGAAACCGTGGCACGGCTGGACACCTATAAACAGGAACTGAAGCGCGTGGCACGCTATATGCTCGGCACAGGAGAAACGGCATGA